The Streptomyces halobius genomic interval CCTGGTGAAGGTCGAGTACTTCAACCCCGGCGGTTCGGTCAAGGACCGGATCGCGGTGCGGATGATCGAGGCCGCCGAGGAATCGGGTGAGTTGCAGCCCGGCGGCACCATCGTCGAGCCGACGTCCGGGAACACCGGCGTGGGCCTGGCGATCGTGGCCCAGCAGAAGGGCTACAAGTGCATCTTCGTCTGCCCCGACAAGGTGTCGACGGACAAGATCAATGTACTGCGGGCGTACGGGGCCGAGGTGGTGGTCTGCCCGACCGCGGTGGACCCGGACCACCCGGACTCGTACTACAACGTCTCGGACCGCCTGGTGCGCGAGACGCCCGGGGCGTGGAAGCCCGACCAGTACAGCAACCCCAACAACCCGCGCTCGCATTACGAGACGACCGGTCCCGAGCTGTGGGCGCAGACGGACGGGCGGATCACCCACTTCGTGGCGGGCGTCGGTACCGGCGGCACGATCAGCGGGACCGGCCGCTATCTGAAGGACGCCAGCGAGGGCCGGGTCGAGGTCGTCGGCGCCGACCCGGAGGGCTCGGTCTACAGCGGCGGCTCCGGGCGCCCGTATCTGATCGAGGGCGTGGGCGAGGACTTCTGGCCGGAGGCGTATGACCGTACCGTCGCGGACGAGATCGTCGCGGTCTCGGACAAGGACGCCTTCCAGATGACCCGGCGGCTGGCCAAGGAGGAGGGCCTGCTCGTCGGCGGCTCCTGCGGTATGGCGGTGGTGGCCGGACTGCGGGTCGCGGAGCGGCTCGGGCCGGACGA includes:
- a CDS encoding cystathionine beta-synthase, which produces MQFYDSMIELVGNTPLVRLNNVTRGIQATVLVKVEYFNPGGSVKDRIAVRMIEAAEESGELQPGGTIVEPTSGNTGVGLAIVAQQKGYKCIFVCPDKVSTDKINVLRAYGAEVVVCPTAVDPDHPDSYYNVSDRLVRETPGAWKPDQYSNPNNPRSHYETTGPELWAQTDGRITHFVAGVGTGGTISGTGRYLKDASEGRVEVVGADPEGSVYSGGSGRPYLIEGVGEDFWPEAYDRTVADEIVAVSDKDAFQMTRRLAKEEGLLVGGSCGMAVVAGLRVAERLGPDEVVVILLPDSGRGYLSKIFNDEWMADYGFLEESGTSARVGEVLQHKEGALPSLVHMHPEETVGEAIDVLREYGVSQMPIVKPGAGHPDVMAAEVIGSVVERELLDALFAKRASLSDPLEKHMSPPLPQVGSGEPVADLMAVLENADAAIVLVEGKPTGVVSRQDLLAYLARGVAK